GTCGTCGAGGAACTCGGGCACCTTTCCGGGCACGGCGGCCTGGCGTCGCCACTGGGCGTACCGCACGGCTTCGGCGAGCGCCCGGACCGCGCGTTCGGCGGCGGGGTAGGCGGGGATCCGGCCGACGGCACGGGGGGCGGGGGCTTCGGGAGCGGGGTCGGGGGCGGCGGGGTCGCCGGGGGTTCCTTTCGCTCCGGTGCCGGGGGCCGGGTCGGTCGCGGCTCCGGCCGGCCGGGAGCCGGACGCGGTCCCGGCGGGGCGACCCGGTGACGCCGTCGCCGGACGCTGCTGCGCCACGGTGCTGGTCGCGGCGGCCAGGGCCTCCGCCAGGCCGCCGATCTCCACATGGACCACGGCCACCGGCTTGGCCGGGCCGGCTGCTGCTGCCTCGTGCAGTGCGGTGGCCAGGACCTCCCCGTCGCCCGACTCCGCCTCGCCGTCCTCTCCCACCCACGGGATCGCCGTCACGACCACCGCGTCGCAGCCGTCGTCGGCCAGCGCCTGGGCCAGCGCGTCCCTGAAGTCCTGCGGGGTGGCGGCCGTGGTGAGGTCGATGGGCGGGCGCGGGCGCAGCCCTTCCGCCAGGCAGGCGTCGTACGTCAGCAGCCCGAGGGACTCCGAGTTGCCGAGGATCGCGACCCGTCCGCCGGCGGGGAGCGGCTGGTCGGCCAGGAGCAGACCCGCGTCGACCATCTCGGTCACCGTGTCGACGCGGATCACGCCGGCCTGCCGCATCAGCGCGGAGACCGTGGCGTCCGGGATCCGGCTGACGGGGACCGCATGGCCGGGCGGGGTGGAGCCGCTGTGCCGGGCGCCCTTCACGACGACCACCGGCTTCACGGCCGCGATCCGCCGGGCGAGGCGGGTGAACTTGCGGGGGTTGCCGAGCGACTCCAGGTACAGCAGGGCGACGTCGGTGTCCGGGTCCTCGTACCAGTACTGCAGGAAGTCGTTGCCGGAGATGTCGGCGCGGTTGCCGGCCGAGATGAAGGTGGAGAGTCCCGCGCCGCGCCGGTAGAGCCCGGAGAGCAGCGCGATACCGATGGCGCCCGACTGGGTGAACAGGCCGATGCGCCCGGAGGCGGGCCGTTCGGGAGCGAGGGAGGCGTTGAGCCGGACGGCCTCGGAGTTGTTGATGATGCCGAAGGCGTTCGGGCCGATGATCCGCATGCCGTACGAGCGGGCCTGGCGCACCAGTTCGCGCTGGCGTTCGCGGCCTTCGGCGCCCCACTCCGCGTATCCGGCGGACAGGACGACGAGCCCCTGGACGCCGTGTTCCCCGCAGTCCGCGACGGCCTCCGGCACGCGGTCGGCGGGTACGGCGACGACGGCGAGGTCGACCGGTTCGCCGATCTCACCGAGGGAGCGGTGGGCGGGCACGCCGTCGATCGTGGCCTGATCGGCGGCGAACGCGCTGTTCACGGCGTAGGTGCGGCCGGTGAATCCGGCGCCCAGCAGGTTGCGCAGGACCGTGCGGCCCACGCCGCCCGGGGTGCGGCCCGCGCCGATGACGGCGACGGAGCCGGGGGCGAGCAGCCGCTGCACGGAGCGGGCCTCGGCCCGGTGTTCCCGGGCGCGCTGGACGGCGAGCGACTCGGCGGTCGGTTCGAGGTCCAGGGTGAGGTGGACGGAGCCGTCCTCGAAGCTGCGCTGCTGGGTGTACCCGGCGTCCCGGAACACCTTGATCATTTTGTTGTTGGCGGGCAGCACCTCTGCGGCGAAGCGCCGGATGCCGCGTTCACGGGCGACGGCCGCGATGTGTTCGAGCAGGGCAGAAGCGACTCCGCGGCCCTGGTGGGCGTCCTGGACGAGGAAGGCGACCTCGGCCTCGTCGGCCGGGGCCGAGGCGGGCCTGCCCTGCGCGTTGATCCGGTCGTAGCGGACGGTGGCGATGAACTCGCCGCCCACCGTGACGGCCAGTCCCACCCGGTCGACGTAGTCGTGATGGGTGAAGCGGTGGACGTCCTTGGCGGAGAGCCGGGGGTACGGAGCGAAGAAGCGGTAGTACTTCGACTCGTCGGAGACCTGCTCGTAGAAGCTGACCAGCCGGTCGGCATCGTCCGTGGTGATGGGCCTGATTCGGGCGGTGCCGCCGTCACGGAGCACCACGTCCGCCTCCCAGTGATCGGGGTAGGCGTGATGCGGACTCTGCTCCGGAGAGGGCTGCATGGGCAAAGCCTACGGCTCCGTCAGCGGTCGCGTGGGG
This genomic interval from Streptomyces sp. NBC_00464 contains the following:
- a CDS encoding bifunctional acetate--CoA ligase family protein/GNAT family N-acetyltransferase, with translation MQPSPEQSPHHAYPDHWEADVVLRDGGTARIRPITTDDADRLVSFYEQVSDESKYYRFFAPYPRLSAKDVHRFTHHDYVDRVGLAVTVGGEFIATVRYDRINAQGRPASAPADEAEVAFLVQDAHQGRGVASALLEHIAAVARERGIRRFAAEVLPANNKMIKVFRDAGYTQQRSFEDGSVHLTLDLEPTAESLAVQRAREHRAEARSVQRLLAPGSVAVIGAGRTPGGVGRTVLRNLLGAGFTGRTYAVNSAFAADQATIDGVPAHRSLGEIGEPVDLAVVAVPADRVPEAVADCGEHGVQGLVVLSAGYAEWGAEGRERQRELVRQARSYGMRIIGPNAFGIINNSEAVRLNASLAPERPASGRIGLFTQSGAIGIALLSGLYRRGAGLSTFISAGNRADISGNDFLQYWYEDPDTDVALLYLESLGNPRKFTRLARRIAAVKPVVVVKGARHSGSTPPGHAVPVSRIPDATVSALMRQAGVIRVDTVTEMVDAGLLLADQPLPAGGRVAILGNSESLGLLTYDACLAEGLRPRPPIDLTTAATPQDFRDALAQALADDGCDAVVVTAIPWVGEDGEAESGDGEVLATALHEAAAAGPAKPVAVVHVEIGGLAEALAAATSTVAQQRPATASPGRPAGTASGSRPAGAATDPAPGTGAKGTPGDPAAPDPAPEAPAPRAVGRIPAYPAAERAVRALAEAVRYAQWRRQAAVPGKVPEFLDDTIDEPAAAALIDTLLGPEPDPRGRPLEHDEARELLACYGITVRPTLPAPGPEEAVAAAARLGYPVALKTTAPHLRHRADLGGVRLDLDGESALRRAYGELTDLLGKPAELRPVVQSMAPRGVDTVVRATIDPAAGAVLSFGLAGAPSELLGDTAHRLVPATDRDAAELIRSIRAAPVLFGWRGSAPVDTAALEELLLRVSRLVDEHPEVVSIALEPVVVATHGLTVLGASVRLSPSPPRTDLGPRRLSNY